GGGATGTCTTCAAAACAGAGCGGCCAGTGATAATCTACCCCGCAGCTGGACACGGAGCCTGGGAGGCCTCTTTGGTGAATACTTGCTCCCGCGGCGATACAGTACTTATGCCGGAGACTGGCGCTTTTTCCAATATGTGGAGGAACATGGCAGAAGCTCTTGGGCTTAAAGTCGAATACCTGCCTGGCGATTGGCGCCACGGGGCCGATCCTGAAGCCATCTCGGAACGCCTNGCTGCGGACCGAGGNCACATCATCAAAGCCGTCGCCGTAGTACACAACGAAACATCGACCGGTGTAACCTCACGTTTAGAAGAAATTGGAAACGCTATAAAGCAGACAAACCACCCTGCCCTTTTTCTGGTGGATACTATTTCTTCCCTAGGCTCAATAGAATTCCGCATGGATGCTTGGAACGTAGATGTGGCCGTAGGAGGATCTCAAAAAGGGCTCATGCTTCCGCCTGGCATGAGCTTTAATGCCATCAGCGAAAAAGCATGGCACACCTCGGAAAAAAATTCGAGGGAACGGCGCTATTGGGACTGGAAAATGTTTATGCCAGACGGCAAAAACCCCGGATTTCTTTCAACCCCACCGATCCAAATGTTTTTTGGTTTGCAGGAAGCCCTGGTCATGCTTGATGAAGAAGGTCTCGACAACGTGTTCTTACGCCACCAGAGAATCGCAACCGCCGTGAGATCTGCTATAACGCACTGGGGAAAGTCAGGAACTCTTGAGCTTCTATCCCTGGACCCTCGTGAACATTCCAATTCTATTTCAGCAATTCTTTTCAACAAACCATGCGATGTAGATGAATTTCGTTCAGTGTGTAGAGAAAAACATAGTGTTGCATTAGCCGCTGGCNTNGAGCGATTGGCAAAACAGGTTTTTCGAATTGGCCACCTGGGAGACCTNAACGAACCCATGATCCTTGGGACCCTTGCTGGGGTGGAGATGACATTAAAAAAGCAAAAAATCTCTTATGAGCCAGGGGGTGT
The DNA window shown above is from Rhodospirillaceae bacterium and carries:
- a CDS encoding serine--glyoxylate aminotransferase — protein: MNKAVKRGREFLHTPGPTNMPDRILRAMDRPALDHRSPGFREVAQECFERLRDVFKTERPVIIYPAAGHGAWEASLVNTCSRGDTVLMPETGAFSNMWRNMAEALGLKVEYLPGDWRHGADPEAISERLAADRGHIIKAVAVVHNETSTGVTSRLEEIGNAIKQTNHPALFLVDTISSLGSIEFRMDAWNVDVAVGGSQKGLMLPPGMSFNAISEKAWHTSEKNSRERRYWDWKMFMPDGKNPGFLSTPPIQMFFGLQEALVMLDEEGLDNVFLRHQRIATAVRSAITHWGKSGTLELLSLDPREHSNSISAILFNKPCDVDEFRSVCREKHSVALAAGXERLAKQVFRIGHLGDLNEPMILGTLAGVEMTLKKQKISYEPGGVEAAISSLI